From Topomyia yanbarensis strain Yona2022 chromosome 1, ASM3024719v1, whole genome shotgun sequence, one genomic window encodes:
- the LOC131676375 gene encoding exosome complex component CSL4, with protein MVKIMKASNEGEKLICFPGQRLCAVTEYTVGGEGTYEKLGYLHASLSGVVRIRKRHKNNYISVASFGSKTVVPVVGDVVTAKITVINQRVAKCVIICIGKTCLNRTYRGILRKEDVRATEKDRVEMYKCFRPGDVILARVLPLVELNTYHLTTAENELGVAVAMSTRSSEPTPMVPVGWTEMQCPVTLVKEPRKVAKIVPETAPPGYDGKL; from the exons ATGGTCAAAATAATGAAAGCTTCAAACGAAGGTGAGAAATTGATATGTTTCCCGGGCCAACGACTGTGTGCAGTAACAGAGTATACTGTTGGTGGAGAAGGAACATATGAGAAACTCGGTTACTTACACGCGAGTTTGTCCGGCGTTGTTAGAATTCGCAAGCGGCACAAG AATAATTACATCTCAGTGGCATCTTTTGGCAGTAAAACCGTTGTTCCGGTTGTTGGGGATGTTGTAACGGCAAAAATTACGGTTATCAATCAACGTGTTGCCAAATGTGTAATAATCTGTATAGGAAAGACCTGCCTCAATAGGACATACAG AGGAATTTTAAGAAAGGAAGACGTACGGGCGACCGAAAAGGATCGAGTTGAAATGTACAAATGTTTTCGGCCTGGCGATGTAATCCTGGCGAGAGTG CTCCCTCTGGTCGAACTCAACACTTACCATTTGACGACAGCTGAAAATGAGCTCGGCGTGGCAGTGGCGATGTCTACTAGAAGTTCCGAACCAACGCCGATGGTTCCGGTGGGATGGACAGAAATGCAGTGTCCTGTAACATTAGTGAAAGAACCTCGAAAGGTGGCAAAAATTGTACCAGAAACTGCTCCTCCTGGATATGACGGGAAACTGTAG